In Methylophaga thalassica, one genomic interval encodes:
- a CDS encoding fructose-specific PTS transporter subunit EIIC — protein sequence MSKLLIIVDDKHKETHALLAAEVLRKAASELKHSFCIEVRTPQGVITDITPAMLNDAESLLLVGDVEIDDPALTNLPTITASINEVLDTPSKVLERLSKSTDSSPQTGKKIVAITSCPTGIAHTFMAAEGLQLGAKNLGYEIKVETQGSVGARNELTAEEIDSADLVIIAADTTVDTSRFQGKPLFKSGTKPAIADGAKLIEKAFNEASASSTAEVSKNETTSKQDNNKKGFAGAYKHLMTGVSFMLPFVVAGGILIAISFALGGIYAYQENNAGTLSYALYQIGAKGAFVLMVPAIAGYISFSIADRPGLTPGMVGGLLAANLGAGFLGGIVAGYMAGYITVALNRGIQLPKSLDGLKPVLILPVLTTMITGLLMYFVIAAPVAEIMSGLKDWLQGMQAGSAVFLGLLLGGMMAFDMGGPVNKAAYAFATGLVTSDVFAPMAAVMAGGMTPPLGLALATKLFPKKFNKEEYEAGNAAAVLGVAFVTEGAIPYAARDPFRVIPALILGSATAGAISMAVGVELKVPHGGIFVLGIPNAVTHVGMYALAIAAGSVITTLCLFLTKKNI from the coding sequence ATGTCAAAACTACTCATCATCGTCGATGACAAACATAAAGAAACACACGCGCTTCTTGCCGCTGAAGTATTAAGAAAAGCGGCTTCAGAACTCAAGCATTCATTTTGTATTGAAGTGCGAACCCCTCAAGGCGTAATCACCGACATAACGCCAGCCATGCTCAATGATGCGGAATCTCTGCTTCTGGTGGGTGATGTTGAAATAGATGACCCAGCTCTTACTAATCTACCAACAATCACAGCGAGTATTAATGAGGTACTGGATACCCCATCTAAGGTACTGGAGCGCTTATCAAAAAGCACTGATAGCTCGCCCCAAACAGGGAAAAAAATCGTTGCCATCACCTCTTGTCCAACGGGTATCGCTCATACATTTATGGCTGCTGAGGGCTTACAGCTGGGCGCGAAGAATCTGGGTTATGAGATAAAGGTCGAAACACAAGGTTCTGTAGGTGCCAGAAATGAATTGACTGCTGAAGAAATCGACTCGGCTGACTTAGTTATTATCGCTGCAGATACGACAGTAGACACATCGAGATTTCAAGGCAAACCCCTCTTCAAATCCGGTACCAAACCTGCTATCGCTGATGGTGCCAAGCTGATAGAAAAAGCCTTTAACGAAGCTTCTGCCAGTAGCACAGCAGAAGTCAGTAAAAATGAAACGACATCAAAGCAAGATAATAATAAAAAAGGGTTTGCAGGTGCATACAAGCACTTGATGACAGGTGTATCTTTCATGCTTCCTTTTGTCGTGGCAGGCGGAATACTCATCGCTATCTCGTTTGCCTTAGGCGGTATCTATGCTTATCAAGAGAATAATGCCGGCACCCTCTCCTATGCGCTATACCAAATTGGCGCAAAAGGCGCTTTTGTACTTATGGTGCCCGCGATTGCTGGTTACATATCATTTTCAATTGCAGACCGACCAGGACTCACTCCCGGTATGGTGGGTGGTTTACTAGCCGCTAACCTTGGTGCCGGTTTTCTCGGTGGTATTGTCGCCGGTTATATGGCTGGCTATATCACTGTCGCCCTTAATAGAGGAATCCAACTTCCTAAAAGCCTTGATGGCCTCAAGCCGGTACTGATACTTCCGGTGCTTACAACCATGATCACAGGGCTTTTGATGTATTTCGTTATTGCCGCGCCGGTAGCTGAAATCATGTCTGGTTTGAAAGATTGGCTTCAGGGAATGCAAGCTGGTAGTGCCGTATTTTTAGGATTGCTATTGGGTGGCATGATGGCATTTGATATGGGCGGTCCTGTCAACAAAGCTGCTTATGCCTTCGCCACAGGCCTTGTCACCAGCGATGTATTTGCACCTATGGCTGCCGTGATGGCAGGAGGAATGACACCACCGCTTGGTTTGGCATTAGCAACAAAGTTATTTCCTAAGAAATTTAATAAAGAGGAATATGAGGCTGGCAACGCAGCAGCGGTGCTCGGTGTAGCGTTCGTCACTGAAGGTGCGATTCCCTATGCTGCTCGCGATCCTTTCCGTGTTATTCCTGCTTTGATCCTCGGTTCTGCAACTGCAGGGGCAATATCTATGGCTGTAGGCGTAGAGCTTAAAGTGCCTCATGGTGGCATTTTTGTATTAGGTATTCCGAATGCAGTCACCCATGTAGGGATGTATGCATTAGCAATAGCTGCCGGGAGCGTTATTACGACGCTTTGCCTATTTCTTACGAAAAAAAATATCTGA